From the Acinetobacter wanghuae genome, one window contains:
- a CDS encoding type 1 glutamine amidotransferase domain-containing protein encodes MKILIVLTSHDQLGDTGQKTGFWLEELAAPYYRFIDSGAEVTLASPHGGHPPLDPKSSSPDAQTEETKRFEADPVAMQALAKTHHLSEMSSNDFDAVFYPGGHGPLWDLANDADSIALIEQTLQTNKPVALVCHAPGILRDVKDTQGQPIVAGKAVTGFTNGEEAAVELTDIVPFLVEDMLKEKGGHYSKAEDWQVYVQQDGLLITGQNPASSGATADTLLNALK; translated from the coding sequence ATGAAAATTCTAATCGTTCTTACTTCCCATGACCAATTGGGTGATACGGGGCAAAAAACAGGTTTTTGGCTTGAAGAACTTGCAGCGCCCTATTATCGTTTTATAGACTCTGGCGCGGAAGTAACTTTAGCCTCGCCACACGGTGGTCACCCCCCATTAGATCCTAAAAGTAGCAGCCCAGATGCTCAAACCGAAGAAACTAAACGTTTTGAAGCAGATCCAGTCGCGATGCAAGCCTTAGCTAAAACGCATCATTTGAGTGAAATGAGTTCAAATGATTTTGACGCTGTGTTCTATCCTGGCGGGCATGGTCCACTTTGGGATCTTGCCAATGATGCTGATTCAATTGCTTTAATTGAACAAACGTTGCAAACAAATAAGCCCGTGGCTTTAGTATGTCATGCACCAGGTATATTGCGTGATGTGAAAGATACTCAAGGACAACCGATTGTCGCAGGCAAAGCCGTGACTGGATTTACCAATGGTGAAGAAGCAGCGGTCGAATTAACAGATATCGTGCCTTTTCTTGTTGAAGATATGCTGAAAGAAAAAGGCGGACATTATTCAAAAGCTGAAGATTGGCAGGTTTATGTACAACAAGATGGCTTACTTATTACTGGGCAAAATCCAGCGTCCTCTGGGGCAACAGCAGATACATTATTAAATGCCTTGAAATAA
- a CDS encoding IS982 family transposase: protein MFNSTELFCLIDDFFLQFEATYWKFLKQDGQLSRIRVAQLSLSEIIFIAILYKSSHFTNFKAFFTWLKEDKSYLFKYLPCYQRMIHLINMHQLALQALHVALMKGQETQYLWIDSTTLPVCKNQRIQRHKSLVQIASRGRSSMGWFYGCKLHIAMNQFGEITCSALSNGHVADIKMVEQLVDGLKGKLYGDRGYISQELKRRLQVEGIDLITYHRRNMESFQLSAPDEYHLRQRNKIETLFSLLKGQYHLVTSKARSTYGFLSGIYASLCAYQLTHRNKPTIQIMQSSA from the coding sequence ATGTTTAATAGTACCGAATTGTTCTGCTTAATTGATGACTTTTTTCTACAATTTGAAGCAACTTATTGGAAATTCCTCAAGCAAGATGGCCAACTTTCAAGAATCCGAGTTGCTCAACTCAGTCTTTCAGAAATTATCTTTATTGCTATTTTGTATAAATCCTCTCATTTCACTAATTTCAAAGCCTTTTTCACTTGGTTAAAAGAAGATAAAAGCTATTTATTTAAGTACTTGCCTTGCTATCAAAGGATGATTCATCTGATCAATATGCACCAATTGGCTCTACAGGCTTTGCATGTGGCGCTGATGAAGGGTCAAGAAACACAATATTTATGGATTGATTCAACAACTCTGCCAGTTTGTAAAAATCAACGTATTCAACGCCATAAATCATTAGTCCAAATTGCATCACGTGGTAGGAGCTCAATGGGCTGGTTCTATGGCTGTAAATTACATATTGCGATGAATCAATTTGGTGAAATTACCTGTTCTGCTTTATCGAATGGACATGTTGCTGACATAAAAATGGTTGAGCAATTAGTTGATGGCCTAAAAGGAAAACTTTACGGGGATCGAGGCTACATCAGCCAAGAATTAAAGCGCAGGCTGCAAGTTGAAGGTATTGATTTAATTACTTATCATCGGAGGAATATGGAATCTTTTCAACTCAGTGCACCAGATGAATATCACCTAAGGCAACGCAATAAGATAGAAACATTATTCAGCTTATTGAAAGGGCAATATCATTTAGTGACGAGTAAAGCACGTAGTACTTATGGATTTCTCAGCGGAATTTATGCTTCGTTATGTGCATATCAATTAACCCATCGAAACAAGCCAACGATTCAAATTATGCAATCATCGGCTTAA
- the cysS gene encoding cysteine--tRNA ligase — protein sequence MQPFVLYNSEQRKKVEFVPRVEGQIDIYVCGMTVYDYCHIGHARVMVAFDYIIRFLRSQGWSVKYVRNITDIDDKIIKRANENGESITQLTDRFIQAMNDDATSLGCTAPDEAPRATDYIDQMQNMIGNLVDKGTAYPSNNGDVYFEVEKFEKYGRLSGRKLEDMQAGASERVDVEVQKKHPFDFVLWKHAKENEPSWASPWGNGRPGWHIECSAMSTCCLGNHFDIHGGGSDLTFPHHENEIAQSEASTGEQYVNYWMHVGFINVDGEKMSKSLGNFFTIRDVMEKFHPEVIRYFIVSSHYRSPVNFSDFALKEAKTTLTRFYHSFKAYQAVYGDTLAETLDEAFVERFNAAMRDDFNTSEAIAVLFEINKALNTAVKEENAERAAIYYATLRHLTNILGLVQYNVDEFLKSDIGQEALGLTPEQIEDLIQQRKDAKKAKEFARADEIRQSLLDQGIVLEDTRQGTVWRRAD from the coding sequence ATGCAACCATTTGTTCTATATAACTCAGAGCAACGCAAAAAAGTAGAATTCGTACCACGCGTCGAGGGACAGATTGATATATACGTCTGTGGTATGACCGTATACGACTACTGTCATATTGGACATGCGCGTGTCATGGTTGCATTTGACTATATTATTCGTTTTTTACGCAGCCAAGGTTGGAGCGTGAAATACGTTCGTAATATTACCGACATTGACGACAAAATTATTAAACGTGCGAATGAAAATGGCGAATCGATTACCCAATTGACCGATCGCTTTATTCAAGCCATGAATGACGATGCAACAAGTTTGGGTTGTACTGCTCCCGATGAAGCACCGCGTGCAACAGACTATATTGACCAAATGCAAAACATGATTGGAAATTTGGTTGATAAAGGCACCGCCTACCCTTCAAACAATGGCGATGTCTATTTCGAAGTTGAAAAATTTGAAAAATATGGTCGTTTGTCTGGTCGTAAGCTTGAAGATATGCAAGCAGGTGCATCAGAACGTGTCGATGTTGAAGTACAGAAAAAACATCCTTTTGACTTTGTGCTTTGGAAACATGCCAAAGAAAATGAACCGTCTTGGGCGTCTCCTTGGGGCAATGGTCGTCCGGGTTGGCATATCGAGTGTTCAGCGATGTCAACCTGCTGCCTAGGCAACCATTTTGATATTCATGGCGGTGGTTCTGATTTAACATTCCCACATCATGAAAATGAAATCGCGCAATCTGAAGCATCAACCGGCGAACAATATGTGAATTATTGGATGCATGTCGGTTTCATTAATGTCGATGGTGAAAAAATGTCGAAGTCACTCGGCAACTTCTTTACCATTCGTGATGTGATGGAAAAATTCCATCCTGAAGTGATCCGTTACTTTATTGTTTCTTCACACTATCGTAGTCCAGTCAATTTTTCTGACTTTGCGTTAAAAGAAGCGAAAACTACCCTGACCCGTTTCTATCATTCATTTAAAGCCTATCAAGCCGTTTATGGCGATACATTGGCTGAAACATTGGATGAAGCATTCGTTGAACGTTTCAATGCTGCAATGCGTGATGATTTCAATACGTCTGAAGCAATCGCAGTTCTGTTTGAAATAAACAAAGCTTTAAATACCGCGGTCAAAGAAGAAAATGCGGAACGAGCTGCGATTTATTATGCAACTTTACGTCACCTGACTAATATTCTTGGTTTGGTGCAATACAATGTTGATGAATTCTTAAAATCGGATATTGGTCAGGAAGCATTAGGTTTAACACCAGAGCAGATTGAAGATTTAATCCAACAACGTAAAGATGCGAAGAAAGCCAAAGAATTTGCCCGTGCTGATGAAATCCGTCAGTCTTTGCTCGATCAAGGCATTGTGCTTGAAGATACGCGTCAAGGCACCGTATGGCGTCGTGCTGATTAA
- a CDS encoding KpsF/GutQ family sugar-phosphate isomerase produces the protein MSNQVDFQKVALETLRIEEHALQILASQIDERFTEACQIILKAEGRLVVTGMGKSGHIGRKMAATFASTGTPSFFMHPGEAGHGDLGMLVKGDVLIAISNSGKSDEIMMLMPLVKHLGIPLITITADDRGPMPQNADVALTLGNFEEACPLGLAPTSSTTATLALGDALAVALLDARGFTSDDFARSHPAGALGKRLLLHVKHLMHTGKDLPKVSPSTPMNQVLYEISNKRLGLTTIVDEQDVLLGIFTDGDLRRLIDKQQGFDVNLAVQDVMVKNPQTISQEERAVEALERMNARKISQFVVVDDANKVIGVISMHDLIQAGVN, from the coding sequence ATGTCGAATCAAGTTGATTTTCAAAAAGTCGCGCTCGAAACGTTGCGTATAGAAGAACATGCCTTGCAGATTTTGGCGTCTCAGATTGATGAGCGTTTCACCGAGGCGTGTCAGATCATCCTTAAAGCAGAAGGTCGCTTGGTGGTGACGGGCATGGGCAAGTCAGGTCATATCGGTCGTAAAATGGCAGCAACTTTTGCATCGACAGGCACACCATCATTCTTTATGCATCCGGGTGAAGCAGGTCATGGTGACCTTGGGATGTTAGTCAAAGGTGATGTACTGATTGCAATTTCAAACTCGGGTAAGAGTGATGAAATTATGATGTTAATGCCGTTGGTGAAACATTTGGGTATCCCATTGATTACCATTACCGCAGATGATCGTGGTCCAATGCCACAAAATGCGGATGTTGCGCTAACACTCGGTAATTTTGAAGAAGCTTGTCCATTGGGCTTAGCACCGACATCAAGTACCACAGCCACCTTAGCACTTGGCGATGCGCTCGCTGTTGCGCTTTTGGATGCGCGTGGCTTCACCTCTGATGATTTTGCCCGTTCGCATCCTGCAGGCGCACTTGGTAAACGTTTACTATTGCATGTCAAACATCTGATGCATACCGGTAAAGATTTACCCAAAGTGTCTCCATCGACGCCAATGAACCAAGTGTTGTATGAAATTTCCAACAAGCGTTTAGGTCTAACCACCATTGTCGACGAGCAAGATGTATTACTCGGTATTTTTACCGATGGTGATTTACGTCGTCTTATTGATAAGCAACAAGGCTTTGATGTGAATTTGGCAGTCCAAGATGTGATGGTGAAAAATCCACAAACTATTTCTCAAGAAGAGCGTGCAGTTGAAGCTTTAGAGCGCATGAACGCACGTAAAATTTCACAATTTGTAGTGGTAGATGATGCCAATAAAGTGATTGGTGTCATTAGTATGCATGACTTGATTCAAGCTGGGGTAAATTGA
- a CDS encoding KdsC family phosphatase, whose protein sequence is MASYVLLEQARHVEALVLDVDGILSDGFVTLTNTGDELKSFDIRDGLGMKLVQQAGLKVIIITGRKSNIVETRMNALGVDLVFQGREDKGTALREACAQLNLLPEDCLYMGDDWPDLSAFAIAGMKVTVPNGHVEVRRRADLVTQAMGGRGAVREICDMLLMAKGKYEELLEKYTRAPY, encoded by the coding sequence ATGGCTTCTTATGTTTTATTGGAACAAGCGCGTCACGTTGAAGCCTTGGTTTTAGATGTAGATGGTATTTTAAGTGATGGTTTTGTGACCCTCACCAACACAGGCGATGAGCTTAAATCTTTTGATATCCGTGATGGACTAGGGATGAAACTGGTTCAACAGGCGGGTTTAAAAGTCATTATTATTACCGGTCGTAAAAGTAACATCGTGGAAACACGTATGAATGCTTTGGGCGTAGATTTAGTCTTCCAAGGTCGTGAAGATAAAGGCACGGCATTACGTGAAGCCTGTGCACAATTAAATTTATTGCCTGAAGATTGCTTGTATATGGGTGATGACTGGCCTGATCTTTCGGCATTCGCCATTGCGGGCATGAAAGTGACTGTGCCAAATGGTCATGTTGAAGTGCGCCGTCGTGCAGATTTAGTGACTCAAGCCATGGGTGGACGTGGTGCAGTACGTGAAATTTGTGACATGTTACTGATGGCAAAAGGCAAGTACGAAGAGTTACTTGAAAAATATACACGCGCGCCTTATTAA
- the lptC gene encoding LPS export ABC transporter periplasmic protein LptC yields MDTRVLYITAIVIASVSGGYYYFSGKGNKLETDSARSMTYSAKQIQLTQTDENGQLSIQAKVDQLEQDMQKKTTTLTNLNASTFTNNVVDATFFAKQANGYDDNTKVVLSQDVIATKLMQNGKLQFHTEELTAYPKTRDIETDKVVKVESPQAEFVSQGLKANLNEGQYEFSNIRGKYEPNS; encoded by the coding sequence ATGGATACTCGAGTTTTATATATCACGGCAATTGTGATCGCATCTGTAAGTGGTGGTTACTACTATTTCAGTGGCAAAGGCAATAAGCTCGAAACTGATTCAGCACGTAGCATGACCTATTCTGCAAAACAGATCCAATTGACCCAAACTGATGAAAATGGACAATTGTCTATTCAGGCAAAGGTGGATCAGCTTGAACAAGACATGCAGAAAAAAACCACCACATTGACCAATCTCAATGCATCCACATTTACCAATAATGTGGTTGATGCGACTTTTTTCGCCAAACAAGCCAATGGCTATGACGACAATACAAAAGTCGTACTATCTCAAGACGTTATTGCGACAAAATTAATGCAAAATGGGAAACTTCAGTTCCACACTGAAGAGTTGACCGCATATCCTAAAACCCGTGACATTGAAACTGATAAAGTTGTAAAAGTAGAATCTCCGCAGGCTGAATTTGTGAGTCAAGGGTTAAAAGCGAACTTAAATGAAGGTCAATACGAGTTTTCAAATATTCGAGGAAAGTATGAACCAAACTCTTAA
- the lptA gene encoding lipopolysaccharide transport periplasmic protein LptA, whose amino-acid sequence MNQTLKSMMTKTFLHRIALVTALGLTAVPAFALPSDRQQSISLVADRATFNERTGVTTYSGNVIIEQGTMKLQAASIVANLNAKKEISLITATGSPAHFQQKVDPAKGLAKGQANKILYNAETGIITLSGNALLQQDGASIRGNTLKYSMNKGDIEATGTPNKTGSSTGRVQIVIPPSSSKSFPGVRD is encoded by the coding sequence ATGAACCAAACTCTTAAATCAATGATGACTAAAACTTTCCTGCATCGTATTGCTCTAGTCACGGCATTGGGTTTGACAGCCGTTCCTGCATTTGCATTACCCTCTGATCGTCAACAATCGATTAGTTTAGTGGCAGACCGTGCAACGTTTAATGAGCGTACAGGCGTGACCACGTATTCGGGTAATGTCATCATTGAACAGGGTACGATGAAATTACAAGCTGCCTCTATTGTGGCAAATTTAAATGCAAAAAAAGAAATCAGCTTGATTACTGCAACGGGTTCTCCTGCGCATTTTCAACAGAAAGTAGACCCGGCCAAAGGTTTAGCCAAAGGTCAGGCAAACAAGATTTTATATAATGCTGAAACTGGGATTATCACGCTTTCAGGCAATGCTTTACTACAACAAGACGGTGCAAGCATTCGTGGTAATACCTTGAAGTACAGCATGAATAAAGGTGATATTGAAGCAACGGGTACACCAAATAAAACCGGTTCATCTACTGGTCGTGTACAAATCGTGATCCCACCATCAAGCTCGAAATCCTTCCCAGGAGTGCGTGATTAA
- the lptB gene encoding LPS export ABC transporter ATP-binding protein produces the protein MDQSTVQTLCIKHLAKNYSKRWVVKDVSFSMQSGQIVGLLGPNGAGKTTSFYMVVGLVRMDKGEIYLDDLDLSDLAMHERARKGIGYLPQEASIFRKLTISENIMAILETRKDLSKAERQTRLAELLADFKITHIKDSLGMSVSGGERRRAEIARALAADPKFMLLDEPFAGVDPISVGDIKDIIMTLKERGIGVLITDHNVRETLAICEHAYIVSEGAVIAEGAPAEILQNETVRKVYLGDDFTV, from the coding sequence ATGGATCAATCAACTGTACAGACCTTATGCATTAAACACTTGGCTAAAAATTACAGTAAGCGCTGGGTGGTCAAAGATGTGTCTTTTAGTATGCAAAGTGGTCAGATTGTCGGTCTGTTAGGTCCAAACGGTGCAGGTAAAACCACTAGTTTTTATATGGTGGTCGGTTTAGTACGCATGGATAAAGGCGAAATTTATCTCGATGACCTCGATTTGTCAGATTTAGCCATGCACGAACGCGCACGGAAAGGCATAGGATACTTACCTCAGGAAGCCTCAATTTTTAGAAAGCTCACTATTTCTGAAAATATTATGGCAATTCTTGAAACACGTAAGGACTTAAGCAAGGCCGAGCGTCAAACACGCTTGGCTGAGTTATTGGCAGATTTCAAAATCACCCATATTAAAGATTCTTTAGGGATGAGTGTATCGGGTGGTGAACGCCGCCGTGCTGAAATTGCCCGTGCGCTTGCAGCTGATCCAAAGTTTATGCTGCTGGATGAACCCTTTGCAGGTGTCGACCCAATCTCGGTGGGTGATATTAAAGATATTATTATGACCCTGAAAGAGCGCGGTATTGGGGTGCTCATTACCGATCATAACGTACGTGAAACCTTAGCCATTTGTGAACATGCTTATATTGTGAGTGAAGGTGCGGTCATTGCAGAAGGTGCGCCTGCTGAAATTTTACAAAATGAAACTGTTCGTAAAGTTTATCTAGGTGATGATTTCACGGTTTAA
- a CDS encoding TolC family outer membrane protein, which yields MLLREKKVHHQYRRSNGVTGAFIVLLLPLNISLTHAETSKSYFQNVKQGLGKFIAPEPTRTGYTVDISQLSKYQLDTSRINELPQVTSPQWGQTGAMSNSGIPNPLDLNKAVHTAVQRRPEITQSISTLSSQIANIDVAKAGYYPQLSGGIGTADLTKGERGRQLLSLNATQMLYDFGKVKNSVNIEEAKLTQEQARVLVALDDVSFDVANAIVNIKRYQDITKIAQQQIAGIGRIAEIANLRAKAGISSQADPIQAQSNVEAAESNLLVQQTQLRQYQQRLRTLLGFDVSNIEWELPTNLVAHAHLYEEPNFTKIPSLMLAQAGVDVARLQKDQAKLSNMPTINVKGSLSQALNGRNPNNNEDNGLYNSVMIEASSNFYQGGATRSQARAASYAEEAARAQVNTAYLDVLDQVRLIREEIENKQKQMDILSQRRQTTMRTKELYQEQYKLGTRTVVDLLNAEQAIHSAAQEIESARYDIYSALVQYIQVTGRSRDAYDLNNISIQGFEVQP from the coding sequence ATGCTACTGCGAGAAAAAAAAGTTCATCATCAATATAGACGGTCGAATGGGGTAACAGGAGCATTTATTGTTCTTTTATTGCCATTAAACATATCGCTTACACATGCTGAAACGTCGAAAAGTTATTTTCAGAATGTGAAACAGGGTTTAGGTAAGTTCATTGCACCTGAGCCGACTCGTACAGGTTACACCGTTGATATTAGTCAGTTAAGTAAATATCAGTTAGACACCTCGCGTATTAATGAATTGCCGCAAGTTACCTCGCCACAATGGGGGCAAACGGGCGCGATGAGCAACTCGGGTATTCCAAATCCACTTGATTTAAACAAAGCTGTACATACAGCAGTGCAAAGACGCCCTGAAATTACACAAAGTATTTCAACGTTGTCTTCGCAAATTGCCAATATTGATGTTGCAAAAGCGGGATATTATCCGCAGTTGTCAGGTGGAATTGGTACAGCAGATTTGACCAAAGGTGAGCGTGGACGTCAGTTACTGTCATTGAATGCCACACAAATGCTTTACGATTTTGGTAAGGTTAAAAATAGCGTCAACATTGAAGAAGCGAAACTGACCCAAGAACAAGCACGTGTCTTGGTTGCATTGGATGACGTGTCTTTCGATGTTGCGAATGCGATTGTGAATATTAAACGCTATCAAGATATTACCAAAATTGCCCAACAACAAATTGCGGGCATTGGTCGAATTGCTGAAATTGCAAATTTACGTGCCAAGGCGGGTATTAGTAGTCAAGCCGATCCAATTCAAGCACAGTCGAATGTCGAAGCAGCTGAAAGTAATTTATTGGTACAACAAACACAACTGCGCCAATATCAACAGCGTTTACGTACTTTGCTTGGATTTGATGTTTCAAATATTGAATGGGAATTGCCAACCAATTTAGTGGCTCACGCCCATTTATATGAAGAACCCAATTTCACTAAAATTCCTTCTTTAATGTTAGCGCAGGCGGGCGTCGATGTTGCGCGCTTGCAAAAAGATCAAGCCAAACTCAGCAACATGCCGACCATCAATGTCAAAGGGAGTCTGAGTCAAGCATTGAATGGGCGTAACCCAAATAACAATGAAGATAATGGCTTATACAATTCAGTCATGATAGAAGCCAGCAGTAATTTTTATCAGGGCGGTGCCACACGTTCGCAAGCACGTGCTGCAAGTTATGCTGAAGAAGCAGCCCGCGCGCAAGTCAATACCGCTTATTTAGATGTGCTTGATCAAGTGCGTTTAATTCGTGAAGAAATTGAAAACAAGCAAAAGCAAATGGATATTTTGTCACAACGCCGTCAGACCACAATGCGCACCAAAGAGCTGTATCAAGAACAATATAAGTTAGGTACGCGTACAGTGGTTGATTTGCTGAATGCCGAACAAGCGATTCATAGTGCCGCGCAGGAAATTGAATCTGCGCGTTACGACATCTATTCGGCACTTGTGCAATATATCCAAGTGACAGGGCGCTCACGTGATGCCTATGATCTTAATAATATTTCAATTCAGGGGTTTGAAGTTCAGCCATGA
- a CDS encoding type I secretion system permease/ATPase yields the protein MSNSISYQPWLQAVLNIAKHYRIEPSEERIRLQLDWNQHEDIDELLKIVTRQIGLNVRKTKFDRAILNPWRLPLLVEFETGEVGVIDRIDANGNASLQMSGDQGLSQVFDVAQLEQGVKCVYILRPESSVPDARVDEYIKPFEKNWFWSVVLNDWKRYVDVMFASLIANILALATIVFSMNVYDRVIPSQSISTLWVLATGVLIAAIFEFTLRVSRIYLSDIIGKRADLKISDRVFGHALRIKNKERSKSTGTFISQIRELEGVRELVTSTTVTAIADLPFFFLFLGIFWLIGGNLFWVMLLVVPLMILPGILAQKKLAKLAQMGMRESAIRNAMLVEAVQGIEDIKLLRAESRFQNQWNHMNEVSADVSMQQRKVVGLMTAWTQKIQGLTFAIVVLVGAFAVMEGDMTTGSLVACSILSSRMLAPISQLTGVLGRLQQAKVAKAGLDELMKKPVDQPDYSHLIHRPEINGDYELSGVVFKYGEDDPKPSVMIPKLEIKPGEKIAILGRNGAGKSTLLQLLSGMQTPIQGKVKLDGIDMSLIDPSDVRRDMGLLNQSSVLFYGTIRENLTLGAPLATDQQILEALQITGALAFVQEKKEGLDHIILEGGIGFSGGQRQALLLSRLLIRQPRILLLDEPTASIDDVSEKQLIDHLKVYLANRTMVVATHRRAVLELVDRIIVVNDGKIVMDGPRDQILNQSQGGTKRETGANA from the coding sequence ATGAGTAATAGCATATCTTATCAGCCTTGGCTTCAAGCAGTTCTGAATATTGCCAAGCACTATCGTATTGAGCCATCAGAAGAGCGTATTCGTCTGCAGTTGGATTGGAATCAACATGAAGACATCGATGAACTGCTGAAAATTGTCACGCGTCAAATTGGCTTAAATGTTCGTAAAACCAAGTTTGATCGAGCGATCTTGAATCCATGGCGTTTACCGTTATTGGTGGAGTTTGAAACGGGCGAAGTAGGCGTTATTGATCGTATTGATGCCAATGGCAATGCCAGTCTTCAAATGAGTGGTGATCAGGGCCTTTCACAAGTCTTTGATGTCGCACAGCTCGAACAAGGCGTGAAATGTGTTTATATTTTGCGTCCTGAGTCTTCTGTACCCGATGCGCGTGTGGATGAATATATCAAACCATTCGAGAAGAACTGGTTTTGGTCGGTGGTGTTGAACGATTGGAAACGTTATGTCGACGTTATGTTTGCGTCACTGATTGCCAATATTCTTGCGCTTGCAACCATTGTATTCTCGATGAACGTCTATGACCGTGTGATTCCGTCACAGTCGATTTCTACGCTGTGGGTATTGGCAACAGGTGTACTGATTGCAGCGATTTTCGAGTTTACTTTGCGTGTTTCACGTATTTATCTCTCGGATATCATTGGTAAACGAGCAGATTTGAAAATTTCTGATCGCGTTTTTGGTCATGCACTGCGTATTAAAAATAAAGAACGTTCAAAATCGACAGGGACGTTTATTTCACAAATTCGTGAACTTGAAGGCGTGCGTGAGTTGGTGACCTCAACCACTGTTACCGCGATTGCCGATTTACCCTTCTTCTTCTTGTTCTTGGGTATTTTCTGGCTCATTGGCGGTAACCTATTCTGGGTGATGTTGTTGGTTGTACCTTTGATGATTTTGCCGGGCATTTTAGCGCAGAAAAAACTGGCTAAATTGGCACAGATGGGGATGCGTGAATCTGCAATTCGTAATGCCATGTTGGTCGAAGCCGTGCAAGGTATCGAAGATATTAAGCTATTACGTGCTGAATCACGTTTTCAAAACCAATGGAATCATATGAATGAAGTGTCTGCTGACGTCAGTATGCAACAACGTAAAGTCGTTGGATTGATGACGGCATGGACACAAAAAATTCAAGGTTTAACTTTTGCGATCGTGGTGCTTGTAGGTGCATTTGCCGTCATGGAAGGTGATATGACCACAGGTTCATTAGTTGCGTGTTCAATTTTATCATCTCGTATGCTTGCGCCAATTTCACAACTCACCGGTGTATTAGGTCGTTTACAACAAGCGAAAGTTGCAAAAGCTGGCTTAGATGAATTAATGAAAAAACCGGTCGATCAACCTGATTATTCACATTTGATTCATCGCCCTGAAATCAATGGCGACTACGAGTTAAGTGGTGTGGTGTTTAAATATGGCGAAGATGATCCGAAACCAAGTGTGATGATTCCAAAACTTGAAATTAAGCCAGGCGAAAAAATTGCGATTCTTGGTCGTAATGGCGCGGGTAAATCGACACTGCTGCAACTCTTGTCAGGTATGCAAACTCCAATTCAAGGGAAAGTGAAGCTCGATGGTATTGATATGAGCTTAATTGATCCTTCTGATGTACGTCGTGATATGGGCTTACTCAATCAAAGCTCTGTTTTGTTCTATGGCACGATTCGTGAGAACTTAACCTTGGGTGCACCACTGGCAACCGATCAACAGATCCTTGAAGCATTACAAATTACGGGTGCATTGGCATTTGTCCAAGAGAAAAAAGAAGGGCTAGATCATATTATCTTAGAAGGTGGTATTGGTTTTTCAGGTGGACAACGTCAAGCTTTACTGTTGTCTCGCTTATTGATTCGTCAGCCACGAATTTTGTTGCTGGATGAACCGACAGCCTCTATTGATGATGTGTCTGAAAAACAATTGATTGATCATTTAAAAGTATATTTAGCCAATCGTACCATGGTGGTGGCAACGCATCGCCGTGCAGTACTGGAGTTGGTTGACCGAATTATTGTGGTCAATGACGGTAAAATTGTCATGGATGGACCGCGTGATCAGATTCTTAATCAATCACAAGGTGGGACAAAACGTGAAACTGGAGCAAACGCATGA